The Malus domestica chromosome 13, GDT2T_hap1 genome includes a window with the following:
- the LOC103404089 gene encoding protein LIGHT-DEPENDENT SHORT HYPOCOTYLS 4 has product MDSLEEFDPSNSSNTSSININTTITTNSSSSSSLLPSSTLSRYENQKRRDWNTFGQYLRNHRPPLSLSRCSGAHVLEFLKYLDQFGKTKVHIQMCPFFGNPNPPAPCPCPLRQAWGSLDALIGRLRAAFEEHGGKPEANPFGARAVRLYLREVRDSQAKARGISYEKKKRKRPPQSSSSTTSTILPVQAIPPPAPRSAS; this is encoded by the coding sequence ATGGATTCACTTGAAGAATTTGACCCTTCCAACTCATCAAATACTTCAAGCATCAACATCAACACCACCATCACTACCaactcatcctcctcctcctcattgTTACCGAGCTCCACTCTCAGCCGCTATGAGAACCAAAAGCGGCGAGACTGGAACACCTTCGGGCAGTACCTCCGCAACCACAGGCCACCGCTGTCCCTCTCGCGGTGCAGTGGGGCCCACGTGCTTGAATTCCTCAAGTACCTAGACCAGTTTGGGAAGACCAAGGTGCACATCCAGATGTGTCCCTTCTTCGGGAACCCTAACCCTCCTGCACCGTGCCCCTGCCCTCTGCGGCAAGCTTGGGGAAGCCTCGATGCCCTCATTGGCCGCCTCAGAGCCGCCTTTGAAGAGCACGGCGGGAAGCCTGAGGCAAACCCTTTTGGGGCTCGTGCTGTGAGGCTTTACCTGCGTGAGGTTCGAGATTCTCAGGCCAAAGCCAGAGGAATTAGCTACGAAAAGAAGAAGCGGAAGCGCCCACCACAGAGTAGTAGTAGTACTACTAGTACTATTCTTCCAGTTCAAGCAATACCGCCTCCAGCTCCTCGTAGTGCAAGCTAA